A genomic stretch from Dermacentor albipictus isolate Rhodes 1998 colony unplaced genomic scaffold, USDA_Dalb.pri_finalv2 scaffold_16, whole genome shotgun sequence includes:
- the LOC135901706 gene encoding uncharacterized protein: MPSGGPSYGSYCCVSWCFNNGKTQKKPGTNFFRIPRDGRMTAWMQYAGRDDLLSKPGSVLYATYRVCSDHFTAESFMDPGHTRLTKMAVPSVHPVAPCSLSVASPSDCHMTAEAALQGSAEEASNSDPHTLRCPDEQVGNSLVAGKGASADLGLPEETLTNRSVVTEGTSMIGTLQLSSDSSVRGAEQASQDTLEDVSANSSMNECPTANEISCVPTTSCASKMYNQTIKRLQAKVAAQRKTIKRLLRQAQKSPSSITKALGIIRPVSLTKTSFDTCSLEAKRQGQAVSRLV; encoded by the exons ATGCCATCCGGCGGTCCAAGTTACGGCAGCTActgctgtgtgtcgtggtgcttCAACAACGGCAAAACCCAGAAGAAGCCAGGAACGAATTTCTTCCGCATACCACGGGACGGCAG GATGACAGCATGGATGCAGTACGCTGGAAGAGACGATCTTCTGAGTAAGCCGGGCAGCGTATTGTACGCAACCTACAGAGTTTGCAGCGACCATTTCACTGCTGAAAGTTTCATGGACCCTGGGCATACAAGGCTTACAAAAATGGCTGTGCCAAGTGTGCACCCAGTTGCACCTT GTTCTTTGAGCGTCGCTTCTCCTAGTGACTGCCACATGACTGCAGAAGCTGCACTACAAG GATCTGCGGAAGAGGCTTCGAACAGCGACCCCCACACATTGAGGTGCCCTGATGAGCAGG TTGGCAACTCCCTTGTAGCTGGCAAAGGGGCATCTGCTGATCTCGGCCTGCCGGAGGAAACCTTGACCAATCGTTCAGTTGTGACAGAAGGAACTTCTATGATCG GCACCTTGCAACTTTCTTCCGACAGCAGTGTCCGAGGCGCTGAACAAGCTTCACAGGACACCCTAGAAGATGTGTCTGCCAACAGCTCCATGAATGAGTGCCCTACTGCAAATG AGATTTCCTGCGTGCCAACGACAAGTTGTGCATCAAAAATGTACAACCAAACCATCAAACGTCTCCAAGCCAAAGTAGCAGCACAGCGGAAAACTATCAAAAGACTGCTGAGACAGGCTCAAAAATCACCGTCATCGATTACAAAGGCTCTTGGCATTATCCGACCAGTCTCGCTAACCAAAACTTCTTTCGACACATGTTCGCTTGAGGCCAAAAGGCAAGGGCAAGCGGTTTCCCGTTTGGTTTAA